A part of Cataglyphis hispanica isolate Lineage 1 chromosome 7, ULB_Chis1_1.0, whole genome shotgun sequence genomic DNA contains:
- the LOC126850772 gene encoding tubulin-specific chaperone C: protein MDSTELIEGSLPDRITKRDRERKNIIEKRREERQSLVVECEQSNYFKDTFYSSCKKIKDMLDDAPNRPPSALPGIFEKSNKEIQLLKNYLLQSKIFLKVYDIRRAQENLQMLENEASELEMKLLPKKKFGFKNRRIVKKPSDKGHDITDGLKDVKIVESIVNGSSKQNNKFSSKYGDNACMLQGKVNEQLVLDVENVNKNDILLSDLIQCTVRIYGTPSTLHMVNLKQCTILVGPVTSSVFAHDCSECVFAFACQQLRLHSSTDCTIYLHVTSRAIIEDCTKIYVAPYNWSYEDQTSHFNLAGLDPKINNWNCIDDFNWLSSEKHSPNWSILEPNLRVKTWD, encoded by the coding sequence ATGGATTCCACAGAACTTATAGAAGGAAGTTTGCCAGATCGTATTACAAAGAGGGatcgtgaaagaaaaaatattattgaaaaacgaAGAGAAGAACGGCAATCTCTTGTCGTGGAATGCGAGCagagcaattattttaaagacactttttattcttcttgcaaaaaaattaaagatatgctGGATGATGCGCCCAATCGACCGCCCTCAGCTTTACCGggaattttcgagaaatccaataaagaaattcaattgcttaaaaactatttattgcaatctaaaatatttctgaaagtTTATGATATAAGACGCGCACAAGAAAACTTGCAAATGTTAGAGAATGAAGCTTCTGAATTAGAAATGAAACTTTTGcctaagaaaaaatttggatTTAAGAATCGTAGAATCGTAAAGAAGCCTTCTGACAAGGGACACGATATCACGGATGGCTTAAAAGATGTGAAAATAGTCGAGAGCATCGTAAATGGTTCATCGAAGCAAAACAATAAATTCTCAAGCAAGTATGGGGATAACGCTTGTATGCTTCAGGGCAAAGTGAACGAGCAACTTGTATTGGATGTTgagaatgtaaataaaaatgacattcTACTTTCCGATCTGATTCAGTGTACTGTACGAATATATGGTACACCTAGTACATTACATATGGTAAACCTAAAACAATGCACTATATTAGTAGGACCAGTGACATCCTCTGTGTTTGCGCACGACTGTAGTGAATGCGTATTTGCTTTTGCATGTCAACAATTGCGATTACATTCGTCGACAGATTGTACCATTTATTTGCATGTGACAAGTAGAGCAATTATAGAAGATTGTACAAAGATATATGTAGCACCTTACAACTGGTCTTACGAAGATCAGACGAGCCATTTTAATCTAGCCGGCCTCGACCCAAAGATTAACAATTGGAATTGTATAGACGATTTTAATTGGCTATCCAGTGAAAAACATTCACCAAATTGGTCCATTCTTGAACCAAATCTTCGAGTAAAAACGTgggattaa